Within the Pangasianodon hypophthalmus isolate fPanHyp1 chromosome 19, fPanHyp1.pri, whole genome shotgun sequence genome, the region AAACCTGCAGGCTGTTATTGACAGCTGCACTGAGGAGCTCATCGAGAAGAACGCAGATTTATTTCTGCGTGACGAGCGTCACGAGCTGCTGGCCAAGTCCAGCTCTTCTAAAGCTCCTCGGCTCAGACGGTTTGCGTTCCTGCGGCCGCGTAAATCCGATCAGCAGATTGTTTCCGAGGTAAAAAAGACCTGTGAGGTGAGCAGTTCTGTCCCTCTGAGGTCTAAGGAGCTCCTCAATAAAGCCACTCAGGTGGTGAGTGAGATGCTGCTCAGAAGGTTGTCCACAGCAGACTCCTCGAGGTGCTCATTAGAAGACGTGCAGAGTGCCGTCAGTACCGCAGATTCGCTCGTCAGGGTTTTATACGAATGTGACGAGTCTGTGAAAGAGGAGGCTAAGAGCTCTGATGCTCTCGATGCCTTGTCCTGCTTCTTTGACGTCAGAGAAGCAGAATCTGCCAAAAAACCAAGGAACGTGTTGAGAAAAGTGCGAAATCTCCTTCAGGCATTTTTCTCCAAGGCATCTAAAGCTCTGAGCTTTCCCACACACGAGGAGAGGGTGGAGGAGAAGGTGGACCTGGACCTGTGCACCAACAGGGTCATTACCGAAGTCATTGATTTGTTAAGGAGTGAGCTGACAGCTCCACTTGCGGTGAAGAACGATGACGCCTATTTCCACACCAAATCCACCAGGCGTGTGAGTGACATCATCTTCCGAATAGTGGAATCCTGTCCTCTGCTGCCCTCACAATTCCCAAAGAAACGCCACACGGAAGCGCGTCTCAGGAAAGTGGCGTCCGCGTTAAATCTGCAGATCGATTCTACAGCTTCTGAGATTTCCCGAACTGTTAGCTCCACTGTGCTGCAGTTTATAGACGCAGACAGGAAGTCGAGGTCTTCAGTCCAGAGGAGTTCATTCGCTCCTCTGCACCTTTTCACTGTGGTGCGCAACCAGCTGAAGAATTTCTTCACTTCCTTCTCTAAACGTGTTGCTGATGATGAAAGGACAGACGCGTCAGCACAGTCAGAGAGGGATGAGGATCGTGTCACTCCCATCTACATCAGCGAGGATGGCACGGTTCATGAGCTCACAGAGCTGGAGGATCTTTCTCTGGAGGAGACGATACATCAACGATCATGTGCTATAACGGACGTAATCGCAAAACTCCTCCTGAGGAACGTGGATAGGGCAGGAGATGTTGGCCAGTGTTCATCAGATTCTGTTCTGGGGAGAGGGAACATCACGTTACACTCCATCACGTTACCTTCTGAGTGCGTTTACACGTTTGCAGAGGAGTCCATCAAGGCTTTACTGCAGAATGTGCTGAACGCCGGGCCAAGCGCAGGAGACGAAGCTCAGGAAAGCAGCTTGGTGGACAAATCAACCGGTTGTCCTTCTGCTACAGCGCTCGCACATGAAATCGAGGACGCTGGGACTTCCTCTGTGTGTCGTATTAACGGTTTGCATCCTAAGTCTCCTCAGCTATCAGCAGCTTCCTCCAGCTCGTCTCCTCGTGCTGACGTGGAGGAGACTCGGGAACATCTGAGCCTCACCGATCAGCAGAATCGAAGTGGAAGCGATGGACGCTCCTCACATCCAGCAGCTGAGGatcaggagaagaaaaagaggcttGGACTCCTCACAAGGAACGGGCGTGTGATCAGACATGGCGTTAAGGTATGCAGGACTTTTCCCCCTAAATGTTCTCCTGTGGTTTTGAGTTCACAgttttgtgtggattttatttgtagttattGATAATTGAagggtttatttaacatcagtcGCTCGATTTACAGCATTAATCACGTTCTTTAAGGTGATTAGTCGTCTCAGACGTCCGTTTCTGCTTCctgatttatctttttatcttcaGTGTCCCAAGAAGTGGAAGAAGAATCAGAGCAGAGTTCCTCTGACAGGCGATGACCAGCCGACCCCTTCCACCTCCGCAAATCTTCACAGCTGTAAGTCTTTAAAACGAAATGAAGCTGCGATTTTTGACCACGTTTACGCCGCGTGTCTTTTTAGTGTCTAACGTGTATTTTTGACCTTCATTATCACTCTGTATTCTGtactttaaataagaataaatgataataatgatccTGTTTATTTATGACGTGAGCTGATGATTTTTACAGAGTGTGATGATCATGTTTAAGAGTTTGAGTTTTTATCGGTTCCTGCACCGTGTGTCCTGATAATGAGCTGAAAGAGCAGTTTTTGTCGTGTTGCTGTAATTCTGCTTCTTCTCCTGTTTCCAGCTTCACACAGAGAATCGAAGGCCTCGGGGTCGGTCTTCAAGAACGCTCGTAGAAGGCTGGGCAGGATCTTCTCCAACATCTCCAAGACCTTCACCAGCTGCTCCAACCCTGAAACCGCTCCGTAAACTCGTCAGCGTCGGCCTGAGCCCGGTGACCTTTAACCGAGTTACCGTGGTAACAGGCATCAGCGacggaaaacaaacaaacaaaaacaaacaaaaaacaaacaaacaaaaacaaacaaaaacaaacataacgcaaaaagaaaaaaactccaacaaaaaaaccccaaaacaaacaaaacaaacaaacaaacaaaaacaacccaaaaagaaaaaaactccaacaaaaaaacccaaaacaaacaaaaacaaacaaacaaaaaacaaacaaaacaaacaaacaaaaataacccaaaaagaaaaaactccaaaaaaacccagaaaacgCCCCTCCTCCCCCCAAACAATcaactaaaaacaaataaataaaatgttggaTTACGCTAATAAAATGtgtctttctgtatttttataacttttattttatctttccaTTTTATTCTACACATTTTGAAATCGCTTTCTACAGATATGAATGACTTTATTAGTGCGTTTTgcgttgtgtttatttgtgaatatttatgaagtgtgtgtgcagtatttaGTGAATTTtacgcttgtgtgtgtgaaaggtaTTGATACGGTTTTAGCTTCATATAAACCACTTGGACTTTTATTTACTGCGTGTTAAACAAACGCACAGAATAAATGCACCATAGACAGAACTTCTCGTCTTCTCAggaggatttgtgtgtgtgggttttttgtctttgtgtattttatatatacacagggcctcatttatccatcttttcattcctgacacagctcatttacatatagcgacgcccacaaaactccataaaaggtaaagtgcacagacagctgggagcacgaaataagcgatcagggtaaaggctgaaaaacagaagtggaagatATTACGCTGATTTCTTTATCATAACTGAACGATTGGTTTTTCATTTCTACTCGCTGTTCAgtgtgagagttttatcacagaggagaagtgtttattaaagacacCGGTCTGAGAAACTCACACAGTCGATCAGTTTCCACTGAGATTTTTTCCTCCGTTTCTGTGGCCAGCTGTTCTAAGCTTTAGAACGGACTGCACTGATATTACGCTGATATTAGCTGAAGTGCAGCTTAAAACGCCGCATCAGCTAACTCAGAGCTGTAGCTACAGCTTCATCATTGATGGGAAAAGTGCTGAACTGTAGTGGGATCATTGTGGCAGGTATATTAATGTTACCGTtgtcatgactgactgagctactTTCTGTTAGATAACTCGATCACAGATCACAGAGACGAAGCTGAGCGTATACTTCGCCAGGAACAAAGAAACACGAGGCTGTAAACGTACAAACTAATCAAGaggcaaactgaaaacaggtgagaaTAATCAGGAAACACCAGGGAGACGACCAATGACAGTACAGGGGAGGAGACAGGACATgaaccagcacacacacacagaggagtgtGGCGTAGCGCTGCGGGCCGCTGTGTGCACTGAGCGCCTCTACACACAGCGCTCGGCTCGAGGGGAATCCGCGATGAGGACAAACAGCTAATGTAAGGTGCAACCGAATATataaacagcagtcaacatttacactcaacacaatCTCTGTTTTAAGGAGAATATCGCTGCtctccatcatcttcatctgGCTCTGACACCTGCAGTAAGATCCACATCTGAATGAAGAAGTGATCTTTCACTGGCTGCTTGTTCTGTTGGTGGAGTTCGTTTAAAAAGGAGTGACTGGTTGACCCGTGGCCAGTGGGAGCTCAATGGttaaaggctctgggttactgatcagacgTTCAGGGCTTCAAGCCTCAGCACCACCGAGCTGCCACTGTCAGGTCCTTCACCCTGATTGTgaaattattaatgtaattcCGCATTGGAATAAGAgtttgtatataattatatttaaatttgttttcaaaaatgttacatatttaGTTAAGGCCGTACTTCGATAATGAACTacatatcccacaatgcaccacggGCTCCTGACGGACCAGATCCCACAGTCTCATTCTGTCCGCATAAACCTCATATAGTCAGTCAATTATGACTTTAGTTATAATCTGTGTGGTAGATATAGactttaaacattaaaccaGAAAATGTCTCAAAACCATTGTTCCTACTACACAGGACCTAGTTAGATTTTAGTTTAGCTTTGCGAGGATTAGCAGCCTGCTAACGCTAGCGAAACAGGAGAGAAAGGCGTTCATGGGACTTGTAGTTTATACACAGTGGCGGGGAAGAGGAGATATATTTAATACAAGTATGTTTTGCtctaaatgctaaaataatcGTAGAAGGGATTAAAGGTGCAATCCTAAAATGGATAAGAAATgagtagaaatatttttaaatgctgtgtAAAAACGTGTAAGGCAGTACGTCACTTCCGTCGTCAGTATGACGTTAGAGGAAGCGGCGCGGTGGTTTATGGGTACTGTAGTGCGCCGGCTGTGTGTGGTGAGTGATGGCGGCCGCGGTGGTGTTAGCGGTGGTGCTGGGCGGAGGAGTGATCCTCATGGCCCGGAGACTGCTCTCCAGCCGCAGGGACGCGCTCCGCCTCCCCGCCGGTGCAATGCGCGGGAAAACGGTCATCGTGACGGGCGCGAGCAGCGGCATCGGTAAAGCCACCGCGGCCGAGCTCTTCCGGCTGCGCGCGCGGGTCATCATGGCGTGTCGGGACCGCGCGAGAGCCGAACAGGCGGCCGCAGAAATCCGCGCATGCGCAGGAACCTGTGACGGACAGCTGGTCATCAAGCACGTGGACCTGACGTCACTGAGATCCGTGCGCGCGTTCTGCCGCGAAATCATCCAGGTGTGTGCGCGCGCTTCATGTCTAATCTCAGTCAGAAGACTCCACAGTGTTTTCATTTTGGCGGGAACTCGTGTACTGTGCTAGCTACATGATGCTAACCGCGATTTTAGTGTTTGAGTGTTAttataaagtattattttaCTGCGTTACCtgcacatctgaggtaaatgctGATGTTCCGGATGGTTCTGTCTGGTTTCCGCTCTCGCTGGCATTAACCTGTCCCGTGAATCCTTCCTCCTGTACCTGTACGCACTGTTTCATACGATTAAATCACGCGGTCTGATAACGAAACGTATaaatgagtgagagatgagacGATGATGAGTAGCAGCTCTGAGAAGCAGCTGCTTTCGTCTCTGCTGTCAGTTATAGCGCAGAGATTACGCATTTCCCAGCAAGGGCGATGACGCAATCGAGTAGCCACTCTCTCTACACCTGACATCTACATGCTAATGGCTAAATCATTAGCCTCAGTCTTTATCAACTTTATGCTTGGTTTTCgtatttcccagttgcctagcaacagcgtTCTGAATGTTAaccatttttccatttcagtgtATTATACTCGCcagtgggcggagctagaaCCATCCTATcatgtgttattgtgttattttaaatacttttccTGCCCGAGTCGGTGCTACAGTGCTCCAGTTTGCACAATATCGATTTATAGCACTAACAGATTGGGACGAAGTTCtagcttttatccaaaatggcGGCTATTACACTCAGTGAGGATTCTGTAACGACTGCCTTTGACCAATCACTGGTCAGCACGATCTCCAGCTCCACCCACTCGTACTCATGATGCGTTCACATGGAACTTGGGCAGGATTAGCTGCTAGCTACCATTAGTTAACTAGCTAAACTTTACCCATTAGAAGGTATGATTTTGGTCGATCAGTTTGTGTCTGATATTTTCATTAGATGCTAAGGTGAGTTTGGTTTTCGGgatatttgaataatttctgtgtgtgtgtgtgtgtgtgtgtgtgtgtaggaggagCCGAAGCTCGACGTGTTGATTAACAACGCGGGTGTGTTCCGCTGCCCGTACTCTAAAACGGAGGACGGCTTTGAGATGCAGTTGGGTGTGAACCATCTGGCTCACTTCCTGTTAACCCACCTGCTGACAGAGCTGATGGTACGTTCCGCCCCGAGTCGCATCCTCGTCATCTCCTCCAAACTTTACAAACGCGGCAGCATCCGATTTGACGACATTAACAGCGAGCGCAGCTACGACCCGGCCTTCTGCTACAGCCAGAGTAAACTAGCTAACCTGCTGTTCACGCGTGAGTTAGCGAGGAGGCTGGAGGGGCGGGGCGTGACGGTGAACTCCCTCTCCCCCGGGATGGTCAGGACCAACCTGGGCCGCCATGTCCGGGTCCCGCTCCTGCTGAAGCCCCTCCTCTTTCTGGTGTCATGGCTGTTCTTTAAGAGTCCAGCAGAGGGCGCTGAGACACCGCTGTACCTCGCCTGCTCTCCTGACGTGGCTAACGTGACGGGGAAGTTCTTCTCTAACTGCCAAGAGGAAGAGCTCCTGCCTAAGGCGACGGTCGATGACACAGCAAAGCGGCTATGGGACCTGAGTGAGACCATGGTCGGGATGAAGAGCTGAGCTGGATCTCGCTGGTTAAATACGTTGATGATGTTCTCCTGATTCTAATAAATCAACTGCAAATTATTAGTAAATATGTTTGGAGATGTTCCATGTGGTCTGTACGGTACGTCCTTATACACGTGTGCGTGAAAAAAAAACGATGGCTGATGTGATCTTCAGAACGTTTCGTCATGTGCTGCCAAAGAAACCATCGCAACCAGGAGTAACCATAGCAACCAGAGAAACCAAAGTCCAGGCAGGAACAGCCAACAGTCACCAGTGAACTAACAGAGAGAATTTACTTAAATTCACTTAAATATCGTTCCCTAAAACTGAAGTGTTTCAGAATCGGAGTAAAGAGCAGACGGACTGAGGTgtaactcctcctcctcactgccCTCCAGTTACAGCTCACTCAGTCTGAGTTTttataaaagtgtgtaatttACAGTTCTACACACGACAGGATGTGTCCTGACCTACATTTACAGCTAAAACTGCTGGTTCTGGTGTCCGATTTCCCTCTGGGAGCATCTCTCAGGCGTGAAGTGtccatcagtctctctcttcaCTACTGAAGTCTCTGCAGATGGCTGCTGAATCGTGGCCATGCTAAGAGCGGTGTGATCAGCGCCCCCCGCTGGctcagtgtgggtgtgtgcaatAGAGCTGTgagaaatgcagaaatattaataaaaattattctgATGATGTATGTGACTGATAGAGTGAATGACATCCCATAATAATAAACTCCACTgcattgggggggggggggggtgagagagagacagacagacagacagtagcTGTGctttattagagagagagacaggtggagagtgagacagtagCAGTAGTTGTGCTTtattagagagagtgagacaggcggagagtgagacaggcggagagtgagacagtagCAGGAGTTGTGctttattagagagagagagagacaggtggagagtgagacagtagcagtagttgtgttttattagagagagagagtgagacaggcggagagtgagacaggcggAGAGTGAGACAGTTGCAGTAGTTGTGctttattagagagagagagagagtgagacaggcggagagtgagacagttgcagtagttgtgttttattagagagagagagagagagagagtgagacaggcggagagtgagacaggcggAGAGTGAGACAGTTGCAGTAGTTGTGctttattagagagagagagagtgagacaggcggagagtgagacagtagCAGTAGTTGTGctttattagagagagagagagtgagacaggcggAGAGTAAGACAGTAGCAGTagttgtgttttattagagagagagagagagtgagacaggcggagagagagacaggtggagagtgagacagttgCAGTAGTTGTGctttattagagagagagagagagtgagacaggcggagagtgagacagttgcagtagttgtgttttattagagagagagagagagtgagacaggcggagagtgagacagttgcagtagttgtgttttattagagagaaagggagtgagACAGGCGGAGAGTGAGACAGTTGCAGTAGTTGTGCTTTATTACAGGAAGTAAAGGCCGTTAGGAGAAGGAGCTCATGCATGACGGTGTGACTGATTACAGCGGGACAGAAACAGTGGAGCGTCAGTGAGGTAGAGGAgctgaaacacagagagaagaaTCCAATCAGAACTCAGAACACCAAAATAAACCTGtacatcagccaatcagaggagCAGGAGGCGTGGCTCTGACTCTTTGTTAAAGCTCTGCCGCAACCGCtagaacacacactctgttccTGGTGGAGCGTTCATACAGTGTgtattctcagtgtgtgtgtgtgttacgtaATGCactgtgagctgtgtgtgtgtctgtgtgtcaggaTTTAGTGCTAATCTCATACGCTAACTGCTAATTAgcccattagctagctacaataGCACACAGCTCTTCCTAACCACTAGcgtttgggacgcagccacTGATTAGGAAGTGAGGTCAGATATCAGTACTTCCTCAATGTGAtgctttttattgttattcagCAGTCGTAGGGGCTTATAAACACACGATTATTCTCTCTGTAGTCAGAGTTTCATTCATCACTGATATACTGAACAGTAAATACAGCTAGGGATAAAACAATTTCACTTTCACTCTCAAAATTAGCATGTCCTTTTACAGTTAGCATGTCGTCTCTAAGCGTCTCTGTGCTGTAAAGCGTTTCATAATCTCAGAcctcacaccacaccacacacactgtgtatcaAATCACAATTtccaaaatccaaaaaacaaaacaatttttttcaaaaaaccAAGATAGTACTTACTGCAAAAGTGCAGTgggtggagctggacctgaCCCGACTCCGCCTATAACCCCACCTCCTAACTCTAATCCATGAGACGATCTGCAGCGTGGAACAACACACTTATCCAGCCTGAAAGTTGTCTCCACCCCTGGACTTTTATTGTGACTCCACCCAGCTAGGAGGAGCCGACTCAGGTCTGACTCCGCCCCCTAGTTCTGCAGCAAGCAGTACTTGAAAAAACCTTGTAAAGTAAATAAGCAGCGTTCACAAGCGTTAAATCTGCTGTAGAAACATCCGAGCTTCATATCAACCACAGAACATCATCATGACTTCATCTCCACTGTAGAAAAACACCACTGAGCAGAAACACGGAGAGAACGCACAGAACGTCGGGTCGGAAAAAGGTCTGAGTGCACCACCGAGAGGCGTTCTGATTGGACAATCAGTATCACACTGGCATCGGTCTGAAACGCTCAGTAACAATCTGATTCGCTGACGTTCTTTTTACACCAAGCAGAGAAATGATGTCATGAAAATTGGCATGCAAAAAAGCCTGATTCATTGTTTGGTTTTGGATTTATtatagccacgcccacaagaacTCTTCACTCCGCCCCCAATGCCAAACCTGCCAGACTGGGACAAGTGTCTGAATCACTGGCCTGAATCACGGTGATAGAGCGTGTAAAGCAGTGCTTCTGGGTCTGCCTGGTTTCCATGGGCGGGGCTAGGAGGTGGAGTTACACCGTAAACTGATTCAGTGATAAAGTTCAATTGATAAAGTTCTCATTTTATCTCACAGCTCTGATATTTGGACCTTGTTTATCACATTGTATATGAAGAAATTTAATTGTAAATGGTTTAGAAACGGCTTTACACAAGAAACATGGTGTTGAAAATCCAGCTAGATTTTATGTACAGAttacgctgtcaagtttaaaaagttgcacaccaatttaatgaacatttcatgAAACTCACTTTATGTTAGTGACCTGAAAGAAAGTGATTCcgaaacaaatttaaaaattaatacaaaaaagacGAGTCATCCGATTAGGACAAAAGTACTGACACGCTATAAAAAGAAGACGTGTtagcgtgtgtctgtgttagctgaggcgctgcagtggctgagctgcattaatGGAATATTTAGCACATGCTGCGCTTAAgaggcgctctttcaccgtTCAGTCACCATTTTGTCGTTTTGTCATTGTGTGGACGCGGTAAATCAGCTGTGTTGTAAACGTGCTCGGTAATTTACGGCTGGTTGTcgtttatcaacatacacacatgcgtACGAATACAGTCAGCGAatcttttgtaaatctggtgggaatatttagtttggtttggccacgaaaacatttatacacgactttactaaaagattgataaatctGTTTATCAGTGTAGCCCTCGTGTTAATAATATAATTCCAAAATCGTGCGTTCTGATTGACTGAAATCAGTAGAAACAACATGTATCACACAGATTATAACGGTTCTCAGTAGCGCACTCAGACATGTGGCCCGAAATGAGTAAAGTGAAATCGGGTCCTCAAATGATCAGAATAAAGTGGAGCTGAGCTCTGCTGAGGCCCTCCACATAAAGTAAATGTTttgttcagtgttaaataatgtttccAGTGTATTTGAGGAACCCAGGTCCTCACAGGGTCCTCAGTTGAGCAGAGTGCCATAGAGCTGCGCTTTCGTTAGGCTGTCCTTCCTCGTCAGGCCCAGAGTGGTGAACGTTTGGTACTGTGATGCTGCCTGAGTCGGAGGAGAACTCGTTTCCTGAGGAGAGGCGCTGATCCGGTCCGGCTGAAATGCCTGCAGCTCAGCACCAATTTCCATGGATCCAATTTCCAGTGACTCATTGGAGCTGTTGGGACTCACGTCTACCTCCTCGTCCTCATATTCTTGCTCGAGTCCAGCCACCTGCTGCTCCACCTCCTGGTTCTCGTCTTCTGTGCTGTACAAGTGAGTATTCCGGAGATCAGCACTGGAGAACGGATCCAGCAGGGTGGCGCCGTGGTGCCGATAGGCGTCGCTTCCCTCCTGGAAGCTGCTGTAGAGGGGGCCAAGCCGGATCTTGGCGGGTCGGACCGAGAAGTGCTGCTCGGAGAAGCTGTAAGGTGAAGCGCGTCCGGCGCTGCAGAATGAGTGAGCGCTGACGTCCTCTACACTCAACCGCCTCCATCGGCCAATCAGcacctcctgctcctcctctggctcctcctcctcttctggCACCAGCGCACTGCCACGCCGACTGTCACCATAGTTGACGCTGGGCGAGGTGGACGGTGGGAGGGGCTCGTACGGCTCACTGTAGCATGACATCGCGCCACTGTAGAGAGGAGAGCCGCCATTTTGGTAACCGTGAGATGCACTGAAGGCGCTCGGACTTTCTCTTTCCCAGGAATCGTCACTTTTGTGCTCATACTCAACACCGTCTCGCCACTCCATGTAGATCCCATGGTGTTGAGGCGAGGAGGTGGTGCTGTAAGGAGGCTCAGCTCCTTTTTCTTCAGACCCGCCCCCACTGAAACTGGAGTAGGAACTGGAGGCTCCGCCCACAGAGGTGTTAAAATGAGGGAAGCGGTGCAGGTCAACACTGGGCCTGCGCTCGCGACGCCGCTCGTCTGGGCAGTACAACGCCGTGTCACTGCTGTACACGTCACACTTAGCCACGGTCCTCAAACCCAGACCCAGACGCTCGTCTCCGCTCACAGGTGTGCCAATCAGGAAGCCCGGGTGCTCGTGAGGCTCGTGGAGCTCGTGACGTGTTGGACTCGGGGAACGCGAGGCTTCCTCCGGTTTCTCCAAAACGTTCCCCATGACAGAGGAGGGAATAGGGTCGGAATACGGCGAGCGACAGATCGGTGAGGAATCCTCAATGTGCAGACTCAGACGCTCCAGAAAATCTGCCGGCAactgagagagaagaaaacaacattaaatTGGTTTACGTTTAAATGATCTCTTAATGATACTGTTGTTTTCATCAAATAAGTAATAACgctgtggagaaaaaaacagatcatGGTCCCTCCTGAGGCATTGATCCATTATTACACTGCTCACCAGCGTTCAtctgtttccatggcaacgGCAGCAGAGTAAACCATGTGTAATTAGCTAGCGGGACGTTTCAGGCTAGTTACAGTGTTCGATAATAAGCACTGAAGTCTGAAGTATGTGTTTTTCAGCAGCGggagaataaaagagaaggTTTTGTATGATCAGGACCTTGCTGAGGAACCTGGAGGAACATGGAggaacatgtttttgataataaaAACCACATaaatctgtctatctgcctgcgACTTCGTCCCAAACCGACGCATCACTGCCCTAAACGTGTCACACTGCTTTATTGTGCTATTTAGCGTAGCGGGTAG harbors:
- the si:dkey-174m14.3 gene encoding brain-enriched guanylate kinase-associated protein, producing the protein MRADVHTHTMKKIYIGKTGLKSSRAGCKHQKKSSLQEQKEDLRKRLSFTTQKLELLESEFDSTRQYLETELRRAQEELDKFTDKLRRIQSSYSALQRINQDLEDKIHRTSQHHDDEKRALSHEIIVLNTHLMEAKITIEKLKEDNDLYRKDCNLAAQLLQCNQSQYRAQLSELPADFLERLSLHIEDSSPICRSPYSDPIPSSVMGNVLEKPEEASRSPSPTRHELHEPHEHPGFLIGTPVSGDERLGLGLRTVAKCDVYSSDTALYCPDERRRERRPSVDLHRFPHFNTSVGGASSSYSSFSGGGSEEKGAEPPYSTTSSPQHHGIYMEWRDGVEYEHKSDDSWERESPSAFSASHGYQNGGSPLYSGAMSCYSEPYEPLPPSTSPSVNYGDSRRGSALVPEEEEEPEEEQEVLIGRWRRLSVEDVSAHSFCSAGRASPYSFSEQHFSVRPAKIRLGPLYSSFQEGSDAYRHHGATLLDPFSSADLRNTHLYSTEDENQEVEQQVAGLEQEYEDEEVDVSPNSSNESLEIGSMEIGAELQAFQPDRISASPQETSSPPTQAASQYQTFTTLGLTRKDSLTKAQLYGTLLN
- the rdh14b gene encoding retinol dehydrogenase 14b; translated protein: MAAAVVLAVVLGGGVILMARRLLSSRRDALRLPAGAMRGKTVIVTGASSGIGKATAAELFRLRARVIMACRDRARAEQAAAEIRACAGTCDGQLVIKHVDLTSLRSVRAFCREIIQEEPKLDVLINNAGVFRCPYSKTEDGFEMQLGVNHLAHFLLTHLLTELMVRSAPSRILVISSKLYKRGSIRFDDINSERSYDPAFCYSQSKLANLLFTRELARRLEGRGVTVNSLSPGMVRTNLGRHVRVPLLLKPLLFLVSWLFFKSPAEGAETPLYLACSPDVANVTGKFFSNCQEEELLPKATVDDTAKRLWDLSETMVGMKS